A window of Streptomyces sp. SAI-127 contains these coding sequences:
- the mtnK gene encoding S-methyl-5-thioribose kinase, with protein MGYRILETDDIPAYLSERGHWEDLGDIAVREVSDGNMNRVFLASSADGTRSLAVKQALPWVRVAGPSWPMNPDRADAEARAYEQIAKVAPDEIPSIHGYDSENYALVMEDMSDLEVLRTLLNEGASYGPHTSARIGELVARLSFATSDFGMPSAERKAQIAASVSPELCKITEDVVLSEPYIEHEHNHWHEGVADLALSFRADAELRTEVAELRHLFMTGAQALLHGDLHTGSVMVGTRDGAPVVRVFDPEFSFVGPIGFDLGLYWANALVSEERARALGGLTDHADQLRLSWEAFETEFRRLWPTRVDTFFDDAYLDRFLGKVWTESLGYAGTEIIRRIIGFAHLTDLTTLEDPVQASRRALLIGRELIVKRRELTVVESVRAVVEAM; from the coding sequence ATGGGCTACCGCATCCTGGAGACCGACGACATCCCGGCGTACCTGAGCGAGCGCGGGCACTGGGAGGACCTGGGCGACATCGCCGTACGGGAGGTCTCCGACGGCAACATGAACCGGGTCTTCCTCGCCTCCTCGGCGGACGGCACCCGCAGCCTCGCCGTGAAGCAGGCCCTGCCCTGGGTGCGGGTGGCGGGCCCGTCCTGGCCGATGAACCCCGACCGCGCCGACGCCGAGGCCCGCGCCTACGAGCAGATCGCGAAGGTCGCCCCCGACGAGATCCCGTCGATTCACGGCTACGACTCCGAGAACTACGCACTCGTCATGGAGGACATGTCGGACCTGGAGGTCCTGCGCACCCTCCTGAACGAGGGAGCGTCGTACGGCCCCCACACCTCGGCCCGCATCGGCGAACTGGTCGCCCGGCTCTCCTTCGCCACGAGCGACTTCGGCATGCCGTCGGCGGAGCGCAAGGCGCAGATCGCGGCCTCGGTGAGCCCGGAGCTCTGCAAGATCACGGAAGACGTGGTGTTGTCGGAGCCGTACATCGAACACGAACACAACCACTGGCACGAGGGCGTGGCCGACCTGGCGCTGTCCTTCCGGGCGGACGCGGAGCTCCGCACGGAGGTGGCCGAGCTCAGGCACCTGTTCATGACCGGCGCCCAGGCCCTCCTCCACGGTGACCTCCACACCGGCAGCGTCATGGTCGGCACCCGTGACGGCGCCCCCGTGGTACGGGTCTTCGACCCCGAGTTCTCCTTCGTGGGCCCCATCGGCTTCGACCTGGGCCTGTACTGGGCCAACGCCCTGGTCTCGGAGGAACGGGCCCGCGCGCTGGGCGGCTTGACCGACCACGCCGACCAACTCCGGCTGTCCTGGGAGGCGTTCGAGACGGAGTTCCGCCGCCTGTGGCCGACCCGGGTGGACACGTTCTTCGACGACGCCTACCTGGACCGCTTCCTGGGGAAGGTCTGGACGGAGTCCCTCGGCTACGCGGGCACGGAAATCATCCGCAGGATCATCGGCTTCGCCCACCTGACCGACCTGACGACGCTGGAGGACCCGGTCCAGGCGTCACGCAGGGCTCTGCTCATCGGCCGCGAACTGATCGTGAAGCGCCGGGAGTTGACCGTGGTGGAGTCAGTGCGGGCGGTCGTAGAGGCCATGTAG
- a CDS encoding ABC transporter permease produces the protein MTTTQSTEVPTKSATAPASSTAVRVQNAVIKYGFIFVTVALFLYFALSEGSFRESATLLDTLRYVSVAAILGLGVTLTMAVGGMDMSVGAVAGLGVSVAAQTMVVFNQVGAVAIIAVLAAGALAGLLNALLIVVLKIPDMLATLGTMFVIQGSKLILVDGQSITPGMTLDDGTTAPGKFTAGFLKIDRGTVLGIPISVLVFGGLTVAAWVFLARTRWGRVLYAIGANPEASRLAGIRVGAYRALAYVLSGVLASIGGLILAARIGQGDVSAGTSQLLEAVAVALVGTSVLGRGRPNVWGTALGAVLIGIITTGLTIKGLPYYTQDVVEGAVLILALVFSFTLSKRRSS, from the coding sequence ATGACCACCACCCAGAGCACCGAGGTCCCCACGAAGTCGGCGACCGCCCCGGCGAGCTCGACCGCCGTACGCGTCCAGAACGCCGTCATCAAGTACGGCTTCATCTTCGTCACGGTCGCGCTGTTCCTGTACTTCGCGCTGAGCGAGGGCTCCTTCCGCGAGTCGGCGACCCTCCTCGACACCCTCCGCTACGTCTCCGTCGCCGCGATCCTCGGCCTCGGCGTCACCCTCACCATGGCCGTCGGCGGAATGGACATGTCCGTCGGCGCGGTCGCGGGCCTCGGCGTCTCGGTCGCCGCCCAGACGATGGTCGTCTTCAACCAGGTCGGCGCGGTCGCCATCATCGCGGTGCTGGCGGCGGGCGCCCTCGCCGGCCTCCTCAACGCCCTGCTGATCGTCGTACTGAAGATCCCCGACATGCTCGCCACCCTCGGCACCATGTTCGTGATCCAGGGCAGCAAGCTCATCCTGGTCGACGGCCAGTCCATCACCCCCGGCATGACCCTGGACGACGGCACCACGGCCCCCGGCAAATTCACCGCCGGCTTCCTGAAGATCGACCGCGGCACGGTCCTCGGCATCCCCATCTCGGTCCTCGTCTTCGGCGGCCTGACGGTCGCCGCCTGGGTCTTCCTCGCCCGCACCCGCTGGGGCCGCGTGCTGTACGCCATCGGCGCCAACCCCGAGGCCTCCCGCCTGGCCGGCATCCGCGTCGGCGCGTACCGGGCCCTGGCCTACGTCCTCTCCGGCGTCCTCGCCTCGATCGGCGGCCTGATCCTGGCCGCCCGCATCGGCCAGGGCGACGTCTCCGCCGGAACCTCCCAGCTGCTCGAGGCGGTGGCCGTGGCGCTGGTCGGCACCTCCGTGCTCGGGCGGGGCCGCCCGAACGTCTGGGGCACGGCCCTGGGCGCGGTGCTCATCGGCATCATCACCACCGGTCTGACCATCAAGGGCCTGCCGTACTACACCCAGGACGTCGTCGAGGGCGCGGTCCTCATCCTCGCCCTGGTGTTCAGCTTCACTCTGTCCAAGCGCCGTTCGTCCTGA
- a CDS encoding IclR family transcriptional regulator produces the protein MARNIQSLERAAAMLRLLAGGERRLGLSDIASSLGLAKGTAHGILRTLQQEGFVEQDEASGRYQLGAELLRLGTTYLDVHELRARALVWTDDLARSSGESVHLGVLHQHGVLIVHHVFRPDDSRQVLEIGAMQPLHCTALGKVLSAYDPVAHSEALESDRKAFTDRTVCELEEFEQILDVTRARGYAADVEETWEGVASIAAPIHDRRRMPVGAVGITGAVERLCRPEEEGALRPELIAAVRDCARAVSRDLGAGRF, from the coding sequence ATGGCACGGAACATCCAGTCGCTCGAACGGGCGGCCGCGATGCTGCGGCTCCTCGCGGGCGGCGAGCGGAGACTCGGCCTGTCGGACATCGCCTCGTCCCTGGGCCTCGCCAAGGGCACCGCGCACGGCATCCTGCGCACCCTCCAGCAGGAGGGGTTCGTGGAACAGGACGAGGCCTCCGGGCGGTATCAGCTGGGCGCCGAGCTGCTGCGCCTGGGCACCACCTATCTGGACGTGCACGAGCTGCGCGCGCGGGCGCTCGTCTGGACGGACGACCTGGCCCGCTCCAGCGGCGAGAGCGTCCATCTGGGCGTGCTGCACCAGCACGGCGTGCTCATCGTGCACCACGTCTTCCGGCCCGACGACAGCCGGCAGGTGCTGGAGATCGGGGCCATGCAGCCCCTGCACTGCACGGCGCTGGGCAAGGTGCTCTCGGCGTACGACCCGGTCGCGCACAGCGAGGCGCTGGAGAGCGACCGCAAGGCGTTCACCGACCGGACGGTGTGCGAGCTGGAGGAGTTCGAGCAGATCCTCGACGTCACGCGCGCGCGTGGGTACGCGGCGGACGTGGAGGAGACCTGGGAGGGTGTCGCGTCCATCGCCGCGCCCATCCACGACCGGCGGCGCATGCCGGTCGGCGCGGTCGGCATCACGGGCGCCGTGGAGCGGCTGTGCCGGCCCGAGGAAGAGGGCGCGCTGCGCCCGGAGCTGATCGCGGCCGTGCGGGACTGCGCCCGCGCGGTCTCGCGGGACCTGGGCGCCGGGCGGTTCTGA
- a CDS encoding sugar ABC transporter ATP-binding protein, giving the protein MSPTETPAVGLTDVSMAFGGKTVLASVTLDIAPGSVVALLGANGAGKSTLIKILSGVHTGHGGQVRVAGETAALQSPLAARQLGIQTVHQRIGEGIVPGLSVAENLVFEELAQKRGNPFLNGRRVLARAREIQAGLDLGWSDSVLRREVGELGISDRQLLILARALATRPRLLILDEPTSALSAAEAQRLFALVEKMRDDGIAVLYVSHRLGEIDALADRLVVLRDGRLTEDQTKPFDWDSALRAMLAQAQEVTTARPVREAALGDVALSLRGVRLLAGRAPLDLDLRAGEVTGVVGLLGAGKTELARGLFGAEPFATGSAELDGRPYEPKRPSDAIRAGIHLVPEDRHADALVPGWSLAQNISLPFLKSLSRAGLVQRSREDALGRETIEALGVVARDEHSTVEELSGGNQQKVVVGRWLAETPRVLILDEPFRGVDIGARRDIGRRARALAAEGAAVLVLSADVDEVLEIADRVVVLAAGEIHLDAYGEDAERDRVIQTISASV; this is encoded by the coding sequence ATGTCGCCCACTGAGACGCCCGCGGTCGGTCTCACCGACGTCAGCATGGCCTTCGGCGGCAAGACCGTGCTCGCCTCCGTCACCCTCGACATCGCCCCGGGCAGTGTGGTCGCGCTGCTCGGCGCGAACGGCGCCGGAAAGTCCACGCTGATCAAGATCCTGTCGGGCGTGCACACCGGCCACGGGGGCCAGGTACGGGTCGCGGGGGAGACCGCGGCCCTCCAGTCCCCGCTCGCCGCCCGGCAGTTGGGCATCCAGACCGTGCACCAGCGCATCGGCGAGGGCATCGTGCCGGGCCTCTCGGTCGCCGAGAACCTGGTCTTCGAGGAGCTGGCGCAGAAGCGCGGGAACCCGTTCCTGAACGGGCGCCGGGTCCTGGCGCGCGCCCGCGAGATCCAGGCAGGTCTCGATCTCGGCTGGAGCGACTCCGTGCTGCGCCGCGAGGTCGGCGAACTCGGCATCTCCGACCGCCAGTTGCTGATCCTCGCCCGCGCCCTCGCGACCCGCCCCCGGCTGCTGATCCTCGACGAACCGACCTCCGCCCTGTCCGCCGCCGAGGCCCAACGCCTTTTCGCACTCGTCGAGAAGATGCGGGACGACGGCATAGCGGTCCTCTACGTCTCCCACCGCCTCGGCGAGATCGACGCGCTCGCCGACCGCCTGGTCGTCCTGCGGGACGGCCGTCTCACCGAGGACCAGACCAAACCCTTCGACTGGGACAGCGCCCTGCGCGCGATGCTGGCCCAGGCGCAGGAGGTGACGACGGCACGGCCGGTGCGGGAAGCGGCTCTCGGCGATGTCGCCCTGTCCCTGCGAGGAGTCCGACTCCTCGCGGGCCGGGCACCTCTCGACCTCGACCTCCGCGCGGGCGAAGTCACCGGTGTGGTCGGACTGTTGGGCGCCGGCAAGACCGAGCTGGCCCGCGGCCTGTTCGGCGCCGAGCCCTTCGCGACCGGTTCCGCCGAACTGGACGGCAGGCCGTACGAGCCGAAAAGGCCCTCCGACGCGATCCGCGCGGGCATTCACCTGGTCCCCGAGGACCGGCACGCCGACGCGCTCGTCCCCGGCTGGTCGCTGGCCCAGAACATCTCGCTGCCGTTCCTGAAGTCGCTGTCCCGGGCCGGTCTCGTCCAGCGGTCGAGGGAGGACGCCCTCGGCCGCGAGACCATCGAGGCACTCGGCGTCGTCGCCCGCGACGAGCACAGCACCGTGGAGGAACTCTCCGGCGGCAACCAGCAGAAGGTCGTCGTGGGCCGCTGGCTCGCCGAGACACCCCGTGTCCTGATCCTGGACGAGCCGTTCCGAGGCGTGGACATCGGTGCCCGCCGGGACATCGGCCGCCGTGCCAGGGCCCTCGCCGCCGAGGGCGCCGCCGTACTCGTGCTGTCCGCCGACGTCGACGAGGTCCTCGAGATCGCCGACCGGGTCGTCGTGCTCGCCGCCGGAGAGATCCACCTCGACGCGTACGGCGAGGACGCGGAACGCGACCGCGTCATCCAGACCATCTCCGCGTCCGTGTGA
- a CDS encoding substrate-binding domain-containing protein, translated as MSRARLPLAALSLASVSALVLSGCSQSTDASTNTDDTAASASAATGKKPAPFSAGAVKVALVRQSGAGDYFEQWGNGAKAQAKALGIDLTVYDAQADNAKQATDLSSAINSGAQAIIIDHGFPATIQPEIDKAVKKGIKVVVYDVETPTKGVVSTEQDDASMAQAVLDVMTKDLGKNAKVGYVNVAGYAALDKRNTVWAKELAAQGWKQQFKVGKVTDSTATDNVPLVSAALTQHSDVTGVFAPYDELAKGTVLAVQNKKLQDKVKVFGADVSNADIQQMTAADSPWVATAGTDPSAVGAAVVRTAALELAGQLHKSSVEFPAVAITQDFLREKKIENMDQLRQALPALNLSQVSTADWISNVAH; from the coding sequence GTGTCCCGTGCCCGCCTCCCGCTCGCCGCGCTCTCGCTGGCCTCCGTCTCCGCCCTCGTGCTCTCCGGCTGCTCGCAGTCCACGGACGCGTCGACGAACACCGACGACACCGCCGCCTCGGCCTCGGCGGCCACCGGCAAGAAGCCCGCCCCCTTCAGCGCGGGCGCGGTCAAGGTGGCCCTGGTCCGGCAGAGCGGCGCCGGCGACTACTTCGAGCAGTGGGGCAACGGCGCCAAGGCCCAGGCCAAGGCCCTCGGTATCGACCTGACCGTGTACGACGCCCAGGCGGACAACGCCAAGCAGGCCACCGACCTGTCCTCGGCGATCAACTCCGGCGCCCAGGCGATCATCATCGACCACGGCTTCCCGGCGACGATCCAGCCGGAGATCGACAAGGCCGTGAAGAAGGGCATCAAGGTCGTCGTCTACGACGTCGAGACCCCCACCAAGGGCGTGGTGAGCACCGAGCAGGACGACGCGAGCATGGCCCAGGCCGTCCTCGACGTGATGACGAAGGACCTCGGCAAGAACGCCAAGGTCGGGTACGTCAACGTCGCCGGCTACGCGGCCCTGGACAAGCGGAACACCGTCTGGGCGAAGGAACTCGCCGCGCAGGGCTGGAAGCAGCAGTTCAAGGTCGGCAAGGTCACCGACTCCACCGCCACCGACAACGTTCCCCTGGTCTCCGCCGCGCTCACCCAGCACTCGGACGTGACCGGCGTCTTCGCCCCCTACGACGAACTCGCCAAGGGCACGGTCCTCGCCGTCCAGAACAAGAAGCTCCAGGACAAGGTGAAGGTCTTCGGCGCGGACGTCTCCAACGCCGACATCCAGCAGATGACCGCCGCCGACAGCCCGTGGGTCGCCACGGCGGGCACCGATCCGTCCGCGGTCGGCGCCGCCGTCGTCCGTACGGCCGCCCTGGAGCTGGCCGGTCAACTCCACAAGAGCTCGGTGGAGTTCCCGGCCGTCGCCATCACCCAGGACTTCCTGCGCGAGAAGAAGATCGAGAACATGGACCAGCTGCGTCAGGCGCTGCCCGCGCTGAACCTGTCGCAGGTCTCGACCGCCGACTGGATCTCGAATGTCGCCCACTGA
- the glpK gene encoding glycerol kinase GlpK, translated as MTDAHTAGPFIAAIDQGTTSSRCIVFDRDGRIVSVDQKEHEQIFPKPGWVEHNATEIWTNVEEVVAGAIQKAGITRDDIKAIGITNQRETTLLWDKNTGEPVHNAIVWQDTRTDALCRELGRNVGQDRFRRETGLPLASYFAGPKARWLLDNVEGLRERAERGEILFGTMDSWVIWNLTGGVNGGHHVTDVTNASRTMLMNLHTLEWDEKIAESIGVPLSMLPEIRSSAEVYGEVTGGKLGDLLGGIPVASALGDQQAALFGQTCFAEGEAKSTYGTGTFMLMNTGDKIINSYSGLLTTVGYRIGDEAPVYALEGSIAVTGSLVQWMRDQMGLISTAAEIETLALSVEDNGGAYFVPAFSGLFAPYWRPDARGVIAGLTRYVTKAHIARAVLEATAWQTREISDAMTKDSGVELAALKVDGGMTSNNLLMQTLSDFLDAPVVRPMVAETTCLGAAYAAGLAVGFWTSTDDLRANWRRAAEWTPNMAAEKRDREYKSWLKAVERTMGWLEDEN; from the coding sequence GTGACCGACGCCCACACCGCCGGCCCCTTCATCGCCGCCATCGACCAGGGCACCACCTCCAGCCGCTGCATCGTCTTCGACAGGGACGGCCGTATCGTCTCGGTCGACCAGAAGGAGCACGAGCAGATCTTCCCGAAGCCGGGCTGGGTCGAGCACAACGCCACCGAGATCTGGACCAACGTCGAGGAAGTCGTCGCCGGAGCCATCCAGAAGGCCGGCATCACCCGCGACGACATCAAGGCCATCGGCATCACCAACCAGCGCGAGACCACTCTCCTCTGGGACAAGAACACCGGTGAGCCCGTCCACAACGCCATCGTCTGGCAGGACACCCGCACCGACGCCCTGTGCCGGGAGCTCGGCCGCAACGTCGGTCAGGACCGCTTCCGCCGCGAGACCGGTCTTCCCCTCGCCTCGTACTTCGCCGGCCCGAAGGCCCGCTGGCTGCTCGACAACGTCGAGGGGCTGCGTGAGCGCGCCGAGCGCGGCGAGATCCTCTTCGGCACCATGGACAGCTGGGTCATCTGGAACCTGACGGGCGGTGTGAACGGCGGTCACCACGTCACCGACGTCACCAACGCCTCCCGCACCATGCTGATGAACCTCCACACGCTGGAGTGGGACGAGAAGATCGCCGAGTCCATCGGTGTGCCGCTGTCGATGCTCCCCGAGATCCGCTCCTCCGCCGAGGTCTACGGCGAGGTCACCGGCGGCAAGCTGGGCGACCTGCTCGGCGGCATCCCGGTCGCCTCGGCGCTCGGTGACCAGCAGGCGGCCCTGTTCGGCCAGACCTGTTTCGCCGAGGGCGAGGCCAAGTCGACGTACGGCACCGGCACGTTCATGCTGATGAACACCGGTGACAAGATCATCAACTCGTACTCGGGACTGCTGACCACGGTCGGCTACCGCATCGGCGACGAGGCACCGGTCTACGCCCTGGAGGGCTCGATCGCCGTCACCGGTTCGCTGGTGCAGTGGATGCGCGACCAGATGGGCCTGATCTCCACCGCCGCCGAGATCGAGACGCTCGCGCTCTCGGTCGAGGACAACGGCGGCGCGTACTTCGTGCCGGCGTTCTCCGGGCTCTTCGCCCCGTACTGGCGCCCGGACGCCCGCGGTGTGATCGCCGGCCTCACCCGGTACGTCACCAAGGCGCACATCGCCCGTGCCGTCCTGGAGGCCACCGCCTGGCAGACCCGTGAGATCAGCGACGCCATGACCAAGGACTCCGGTGTCGAGCTGGCAGCTCTCAAGGTCGACGGCGGCATGACCTCCAACAACCTGCTGATGCAGACGCTCTCGGACTTCCTGGACGCCCCCGTGGTGCGCCCGATGGTCGCCGAGACCACCTGCCTCGGCGCCGCCTACGCCGCCGGTCTCGCCGTCGGCTTCTGGACCAGCACCGACGACCTGCGCGCCAACTGGCGCCGGGCCGCCGAGTGGACCCCCAACATGGCCGCGGAGAAGCGCGACCGTGAGTACAAGAGCTGGCTCAAGGCCGTCGAGCGGACCATGGGCTGGCTCGAGGACGAGAACTGA
- a CDS encoding glycerol-3-phosphate dehydrogenase/oxidase — MTSQSTLQSVPALGTRPASGSHPSRAETREQLSKASYDLLVIGGGILGISTAWHAAQSGLRVALVDAGDFAGATSSASSKLLHGGLRYLQTGAVKLVAENHFERRAVSRQVAPHLANPLTFYLPVYKGGPHGAAKLGAGVFAYSALSAFGDGVGHLLSPAKAAQDVPELRTENLKAVAVYGDDQMNDARMALMTVRAAVEAGAVVLNHAEVTGLRFTKGRVTGADLRDRQSGDEFGVNARLVLNATGPWVDHLRKMEDPNAAPSIRLSKGAHLVLKRTSPWRAALATPIDKYRITFALPWEDMLLLGTTDEEFEGDPAEVAVTEKDTAQILDEAAFSVRDQQLSRDLITYSFAGLRVLPGGPGSTAKAKRETVVTEGRGGMLSVAGGKWTTFRHIGRTVMQKLEALPGAPLGDDYEPIASLPKKLPLPGVANPRAIAHRLLVDNPAPGPRMAADTAKHLATHYGSLAFDIARLANESPELGQRVHPDAPEIWAQVVYARDNEWAETADDVLRRRTTLTIRGLATDDVRAKVQDLLDKK; from the coding sequence ATGACCAGTCAGTCCACCCTGCAGTCCGTGCCTGCCCTCGGTACGCGCCCGGCCTCCGGCTCCCACCCGAGCCGCGCCGAGACCCGGGAGCAGCTCTCCAAGGCGTCGTACGACCTTCTCGTGATCGGCGGCGGCATCCTGGGCATCTCCACCGCCTGGCACGCCGCGCAGTCCGGCCTCAGGGTGGCACTGGTCGACGCCGGCGACTTCGCCGGCGCCACCTCCTCCGCCTCCTCCAAGCTGCTCCACGGCGGTCTGCGCTATCTGCAGACCGGCGCGGTGAAGCTGGTGGCGGAGAACCACTTCGAGCGCCGTGCGGTCTCCCGCCAGGTGGCTCCCCACCTGGCGAACCCGCTCACCTTCTACCTCCCCGTGTACAAGGGCGGGCCGCACGGCGCCGCGAAGCTCGGGGCGGGCGTCTTCGCCTACTCCGCGCTCTCGGCGTTCGGTGACGGCGTCGGTCACCTCCTGTCCCCCGCCAAGGCGGCGCAGGACGTGCCCGAGCTGCGCACCGAGAATCTCAAGGCCGTGGCCGTGTACGGCGACGACCAGATGAACGACGCGCGCATGGCGCTGATGACGGTCCGCGCGGCCGTCGAGGCGGGCGCGGTCGTGCTCAACCACGCCGAGGTGACCGGCCTCAGGTTCACCAAGGGCCGGGTGACGGGCGCGGATCTGCGCGACCGGCAGTCCGGTGACGAGTTCGGCGTGAACGCACGGCTCGTGCTGAACGCGACCGGGCCGTGGGTGGACCACCTGCGCAAGATGGAGGACCCGAACGCGGCTCCGTCCATCCGCCTGTCCAAGGGCGCGCACCTGGTCCTGAAGCGGACGTCTCCGTGGAGGGCCGCGCTGGCCACCCCGATCGACAAGTACCGGATCACCTTCGCCCTCCCGTGGGAGGACATGCTCCTGCTCGGCACGACCGACGAGGAGTTCGAGGGCGACCCGGCCGAGGTCGCGGTCACCGAGAAGGACACGGCCCAGATACTCGACGAGGCCGCGTTCTCCGTCCGCGACCAGCAGCTGTCCCGCGATCTGATCACGTACTCCTTCGCCGGTCTGCGTGTGCTGCCGGGCGGCCCCGGCAGCACGGCCAAGGCCAAGCGCGAGACCGTGGTCACGGAGGGCCGTGGCGGCATGCTGTCCGTCGCGGGCGGCAAGTGGACGACCTTCCGGCACATCGGCCGTACGGTCATGCAGAAGCTGGAGGCGCTGCCGGGCGCTCCGCTCGGCGACGACTACGAGCCCATCGCGTCCCTGCCGAAGAAGCTTCCGCTGCCCGGTGTCGCCAACCCGCGCGCGATCGCGCACCGCCTGCTGGTGGACAACCCGGCACCGGGTCCGCGCATGGCCGCCGACACGGCGAAGCATCTGGCCACGCATTACGGGTCGTTGGCCTTCGACATCGCCCGACTGGCCAACGAGAGCCCCGAACTGGGTCAGCGGGTGCATCCGGACGCGCCGGAGATCTGGGCGCAGGTCGTCTACGCGCGGGACAACGAATGGGCCGAGACCGCGGATGACGTGCTGCGGCGCAGGACCACGTTGACGATTCGCGGGCTTGCCACGGACGACGTCCGGGCGAAGGTGCAGGATCTGCTCGACAAGAAGTGA
- a CDS encoding MIP/aquaporin family protein, which translates to MSSSDIFIGETIGTAILILLGGGVCAAVTLKASKARNAGWLAITFGWGFAVLTAVYTSAPLSGAHLNPAVTLALALKKDGIPWSDVPIYWGGQLLGAMIGAALVWIAYYGQFHAHLTDKEIVGAPGAQATTAKAVEAQEKGAGPVLGIFSTGPEVRVAWQNVATEVIGTIVLVLAVLTQGLNGDGKGLGTLGALITALVVVSIGLSLGGPTGYAINPARDLGPRVVHALLPLPNKGGSDWSYAWVPVVGPLIGGAIAAGIYNIAFA; encoded by the coding sequence GTGTCCAGCTCCGACATCTTCATCGGCGAGACCATCGGTACCGCCATACTCATCCTGCTCGGTGGCGGCGTGTGCGCCGCCGTCACGCTGAAGGCCTCCAAGGCGCGCAACGCCGGCTGGCTCGCCATCACCTTCGGGTGGGGCTTCGCCGTTCTGACGGCCGTCTACACCTCGGCGCCGCTCTCCGGCGCCCACCTCAACCCGGCCGTCACGCTGGCGCTCGCGCTCAAGAAGGACGGCATCCCCTGGAGTGACGTCCCGATCTACTGGGGCGGGCAGCTGCTCGGCGCCATGATCGGTGCGGCGCTGGTCTGGATCGCCTACTACGGCCAGTTCCACGCTCACCTGACCGACAAGGAGATCGTCGGCGCTCCGGGCGCGCAGGCCACGACCGCCAAGGCCGTCGAGGCACAGGAGAAGGGCGCCGGCCCGGTGCTGGGCATCTTCTCCACCGGCCCCGAGGTCCGGGTCGCCTGGCAGAACGTCGCCACCGAGGTCATCGGCACGATCGTGCTGGTGCTCGCCGTTCTCACGCAGGGTCTCAACGGTGACGGCAAGGGCCTGGGCACCCTGGGCGCCCTGATCACCGCGCTCGTCGTCGTCTCCATCGGTCTGTCCCTCGGCGGCCCGACCGGGTACGCGATCAACCCGGCCCGTGACCTCGGTCCGCGTGTCGTGCACGCCCTCCTGCCCCTGCCCAACAAGGGCGGCTCCGACTGGAGCTACGCCTGGGTCCCGGTCGTCGGTCCGCTGATCGGCGGCGCGATCGCTGCAGGCATCTACAACATCGCTTTCGCTTAG